A window of the Bacillota bacterium genome harbors these coding sequences:
- a CDS encoding DUF420 domain-containing protein, translating to MNGFGAWGAPLLSELLMIGSAVSLALGWRRIRQGRVEQHRGLMLTAATLGAAFFVSYVLRTLLVGDTTFGGPESLRLPYLAFLQAHTVLATLAGILGIVTLRRALRAEFDRHRRIAPWTAGMWLVAAATGLVVYLMLYVVYPPGPTTHILKAILGH from the coding sequence ATGAACGGCTTCGGCGCGTGGGGGGCGCCGCTTCTCAGCGAGCTGCTGATGATCGGCAGTGCGGTCTCGCTGGCCCTGGGCTGGCGGCGGATCCGCCAGGGGCGGGTGGAGCAGCACCGGGGGCTGATGCTGACCGCCGCGACGCTGGGAGCCGCCTTCTTCGTCAGTTACGTCCTGCGTACGCTGCTCGTGGGCGACACCACCTTCGGAGGACCCGAGAGCCTCCGGCTGCCCTACCTCGCCTTCCTCCAGGCGCACACGGTGCTGGCCACCCTGGCGGGGATCCTGGGCATCGTCACCCTGCGGCGCGCGCTCAGGGCGGAGTTCGACCGCCACCGGCGGATCGCCCCCTGGACCGCCGGCATGTGGCTGGTCGCGGCGGCCACCGGGCTGGTGGTCTACCTGATGCTCTACGTCGTCTACCCGCCGGGCCCGACGACCCATATTCTGAAGGCGATTCTTGGCCACTGA
- a CDS encoding cytochrome c oxidase subunit 3 has protein sequence MSSRPLEALQEEEEREAALHAENVRLGFWVWLSSEAVFFASLIGVYVALEGRSISGPTPADVFDLPMTTLATLDLLVSSLTMVLGVVSMWRKDLRAVKLWLAVTAVLGLVFLGFQASEYSSFMRDGLLFNTNVFSASFYTLTGFHGAHVAFGVAWIVGLLISAFRGHLRPEEAHKLEVAGLYWHFVDVVWIVIFTVVYVLGTAA, from the coding sequence ATGAGCAGCCGCCCGCTGGAGGCGCTGCAGGAGGAAGAGGAGCGCGAGGCGGCCCTTCACGCGGAGAACGTCCGCCTGGGCTTCTGGGTCTGGCTCTCCTCGGAGGCGGTCTTCTTCGCCTCGCTGATCGGCGTCTACGTGGCGCTGGAGGGGAGGAGCATCTCGGGGCCGACTCCCGCGGACGTCTTCGACCTGCCCATGACCACCCTGGCCACGCTCGACCTGCTGGTCTCCAGCCTGACCATGGTGCTCGGCGTCGTCTCCATGTGGAGGAAGGACCTGCGTGCGGTCAAGCTCTGGCTGGCGGTGACGGCAGTGCTGGGCCTGGTCTTCCTCGGGTTCCAGGCCAGCGAGTACTCCAGCTTCATGCGCGACGGGCTCCTCTTCAACACCAACGTCTTCTCGGCCAGCTTCTACACCCTGACCGGCTTCCACGGGGCGCACGTGGCCTTCGGCGTCGCCTGGATCGTCGGGCTCCTGATCAGCGCCTTCCGGGGCCACCTCCGCCCGGAGGAGGCGCACAAGCTCGAGGTGGCCGGTCTCTACTGGCACTTCGTCGACGTGGTCTGGATCGTCATCTTCACCGTGGTCTACGTGCTGGGCACCGCAGCCTAG
- the ctaD gene encoding cytochrome c oxidase subunit I, with translation MATAERALRLPEVRRAEERGFLSWLMTVDHKRIGILYLVTSAVMFGAGGVEALLMRTQLIRPDNTVLGPKAFDQILTMHGTTMIFLAVIPMAAAFFNYFMPILIGARDVAFPRLNALSYWLYLAGAIVLYSSWFLGGAPDAGWFNYVPLSDAFSGPGENFYILGLLLTGFSSIVSAVNFITTILNMRAPGMSLLRMPIFAWGAFLWSALLLFSAPPFSVALILLLLDRIAGTAFFVPALGGNALMWQHLFWIMGHPEVYILAVPAWAIISEILPTFARKPLFGYRGAVVALIAISALSFTVWSHHMFATGMGPVVNDAFMVTTKLISLPTGALVFVWLMTLWGGRIRYTTAMLYAVGFLPLFIFGGLTGLMLATAPADLQLTDTYFVIGHFHYIAIGGVLFSMLAAVYYWLPKMTGRLLDERLGKWGFWLTFVGFNLTFFPMHLSGLFGMPRRIYTYSPLLGVDLYNLLSSIGAYVLAVGLLVTVANVVWSLRSGRLAGADPWDARTLEWATPSPVPAYNFRVIPLVRSRDPLWYEKHAADGDGRMRAGDEAAAAIHMPGLTYLPALLALGLMVAAYGIYFKLAWLAALGALVGFYSIFRQMFEADRGYLLEPRGDSE, from the coding sequence ATGGCCACGGCGGAACGGGCGCTTCGCCTGCCCGAGGTGCGGAGGGCGGAGGAGCGCGGTTTTCTGAGCTGGCTGATGACGGTCGATCACAAGCGGATCGGGATTCTCTACCTGGTCACCTCGGCCGTCATGTTCGGGGCCGGGGGCGTCGAGGCGCTCCTGATGCGCACCCAGCTGATCCGGCCCGACAACACGGTCCTGGGCCCGAAGGCCTTCGATCAGATCCTGACCATGCACGGGACGACCATGATCTTCCTGGCGGTCATCCCGATGGCGGCGGCGTTCTTCAACTACTTCATGCCGATCCTGATCGGCGCTCGCGACGTCGCCTTCCCCCGCTTGAACGCGCTCAGCTACTGGCTCTACCTGGCGGGCGCCATCGTCCTCTATTCCAGCTGGTTCCTGGGCGGGGCTCCCGACGCGGGCTGGTTCAACTACGTGCCGCTCTCGGACGCCTTCTCCGGTCCCGGCGAGAACTTCTACATCCTGGGGCTGCTCCTGACCGGCTTCTCCTCCATCGTCTCGGCGGTCAATTTCATCACGACGATCCTCAATATGCGCGCGCCGGGCATGTCGCTGCTGCGCATGCCCATCTTCGCCTGGGGCGCCTTCCTCTGGTCGGCGCTCCTCCTCTTCTCGGCGCCTCCCTTCAGCGTCGCGCTGATCCTGCTCCTGCTCGACCGCATCGCCGGAACCGCCTTCTTCGTCCCGGCCCTGGGCGGCAACGCCCTCATGTGGCAGCACCTCTTCTGGATCATGGGCCACCCGGAGGTCTACATCCTGGCGGTGCCGGCCTGGGCCATCATCTCGGAGATCCTGCCGACGTTCGCGCGGAAGCCGCTCTTCGGCTACCGGGGCGCCGTGGTGGCGCTGATCGCGATCTCGGCGCTCTCCTTCACGGTCTGGTCGCACCACATGTTCGCGACCGGCATGGGCCCGGTCGTCAACGACGCCTTCATGGTGACGACCAAGCTGATCTCCCTGCCGACGGGCGCCCTCGTCTTCGTCTGGCTGATGACGCTGTGGGGAGGGCGGATCCGGTACACGACGGCCATGCTGTATGCCGTCGGCTTCCTCCCGCTCTTCATCTTCGGCGGTCTGACCGGCCTGATGCTGGCGACGGCCCCGGCGGACCTGCAGCTGACCGACACCTATTTCGTGATCGGCCACTTCCACTACATCGCCATCGGCGGCGTCCTCTTCAGCATGCTGGCGGCGGTCTACTACTGGCTGCCCAAGATGACCGGGAGGCTGCTGGACGAGCGGCTGGGGAAGTGGGGCTTCTGGCTGACCTTCGTCGGGTTCAACCTGACCTTCTTCCCCATGCACCTGAGCGGGCTCTTCGGCATGCCGCGCCGGATCTACACCTACTCGCCCCTGCTCGGGGTCGACCTCTACAACCTGCTGTCCAGCATCGGCGCCTACGTCCTCGCCGTCGGCCTGCTGGTCACCGTCGCCAACGTCGTCTGGAGCCTGCGCTCAGGGAGACTGGCCGGGGCGGATCCCTGGGACGCGCGCACCCTGGAGTGGGCGACGCCCTCCCCGGTTCCCGCCTACAACTTCCGCGTCATCCCGCTGGTGCGCAGCCGCGACCCGCTCTGGTACGAGAAGCACGCGGCCGACGGCGACGGCCGGATGCGTGCGGGCGACGAGGCGGCGGCGGCGATCCACATGCCCGGGCTGACTTACCTGCCGGCGCTCCTGGCGCTGGGCCTGATGGTGGCCGCCTATGGCATCTACTTCAAACTCGCCTGGCTGGCCGCGCTGGGCGCGCTGGTCGGCTTCTACTCGATCTTCCGGCAGATGTTCGAGGCGGACAGGGGCTACCTCCTCGAACCGAGGGGTGACAGCGAATGA
- the ftsH gene encoding ATP-dependent zinc metalloprotease FtsH, whose protein sequence is MNSNRAIRSLAFYVLLVLLVVTMFQLFSHTETKQPEAVSYNRFLTWVEQGQVSSAQIQTDGRLLGKLKDKTEFTTTVPPDSINDISRQLASKGANVDIQPPTQPPWWTGLLTTLLPIVIIVGFFMYMMQSSQGGGNRVMQFGRSRARMNVDDPKHRVTFADVAGVEEAKEELAEIVDFLKHPKRYAALGARIPKGVLLVGAPGTGKTLLARAVAGEAGVPFFSISGSDFVEMFVGVGAARVRDLFEQAKKNAPCIVFIDEIDAVGRQRGAGLGGGHDEREQTLNQLLVEMDGFGPHEGIIVMAATNRPDVLDPALLRPGRFDRQVVLERPDLNGRHAILQVHARNKPLSQDVDLKVLARRTPGFTGADLENVLNEAALLAARQQKKRIEMADVEAAIDKVMAGGPERKGRIMSEEEKTRVAYHEGGHALVGKLLLHTDPVYKVSIISRGAALGYTLSLPEQDRYLTSREEILDRITALLGGRAAEEVVFGDVTTGAADDLEKATKMARQMITEFGMSEELGPLTFGNKASSPFLGRELTRERDYSEQVAAAIDSEVNRIVTTRYETAKELIRQHRDRLDTLAHRLLERETLEGDELQAILEGRILDAPEEAPVPARRAAASDVSRSNEQAGGREEGRHGLINPGLPLPPRPNPEAPSGAI, encoded by the coding sequence ATGAATTCGAATCGGGCGATCCGCAGCCTGGCCTTCTACGTGCTGCTGGTGCTCCTGGTGGTCACCATGTTCCAGCTCTTTTCCCACACGGAGACCAAGCAGCCGGAGGCGGTGAGCTATAACCGGTTCCTCACCTGGGTCGAGCAGGGTCAGGTGAGCAGCGCCCAGATCCAGACCGACGGCAGGCTGCTGGGCAAACTGAAGGACAAGACCGAGTTCACCACCACGGTGCCGCCGGACTCCATCAACGACATCAGCCGCCAGCTGGCCTCCAAGGGAGCCAACGTGGACATCCAGCCGCCGACCCAGCCGCCTTGGTGGACCGGCCTGCTCACCACGCTGCTGCCCATCGTGATCATCGTCGGCTTCTTCATGTACATGATGCAGTCCTCGCAGGGCGGCGGGAACCGGGTGATGCAGTTCGGCCGCAGCCGCGCGAGGATGAACGTGGACGACCCCAAGCACCGGGTCACCTTCGCGGACGTGGCGGGGGTCGAAGAGGCCAAGGAGGAGCTGGCGGAGATCGTCGACTTCCTCAAGCACCCCAAGCGGTATGCGGCGCTGGGCGCGCGCATCCCCAAGGGCGTGCTGCTGGTGGGCGCGCCGGGCACCGGCAAGACGCTCCTGGCCCGCGCGGTGGCCGGCGAGGCCGGAGTGCCCTTCTTCAGCATCAGCGGCTCCGATTTCGTCGAGATGTTCGTCGGCGTCGGCGCGGCCCGCGTCCGCGACCTCTTCGAACAGGCCAAGAAGAACGCTCCCTGCATCGTCTTCATCGACGAGATCGACGCCGTCGGCCGCCAGCGCGGGGCCGGCCTGGGCGGCGGGCACGACGAGCGGGAGCAGACGCTCAACCAGCTGCTGGTCGAGATGGACGGCTTCGGTCCCCACGAGGGGATCATCGTCATGGCGGCCACCAACCGGCCGGACGTGCTCGACCCCGCGCTGCTGCGCCCGGGCCGCTTCGACCGCCAGGTGGTGCTGGAGCGGCCGGACCTGAACGGCCGTCACGCCATCCTGCAGGTGCACGCCCGGAACAAGCCGCTGAGCCAGGACGTGGACCTGAAGGTGCTGGCGCGCCGGACGCCGGGCTTCACCGGCGCCGACCTGGAGAACGTCCTCAACGAGGCGGCGCTCCTGGCCGCGCGCCAGCAGAAGAAGAGGATCGAGATGGCCGACGTCGAGGCCGCCATCGACAAGGTGATGGCCGGCGGGCCGGAGCGGAAGGGCCGGATCATGAGCGAGGAGGAGAAGACCCGGGTGGCCTACCACGAGGGCGGGCACGCGCTGGTGGGCAAGCTCCTCCTTCACACCGACCCGGTCTACAAGGTCTCCATCATCTCGCGCGGCGCCGCGCTGGGCTACACGCTCTCGCTGCCGGAACAGGACCGCTACCTCACCTCGCGGGAGGAGATCCTCGACCGGATCACGGCGCTCCTGGGCGGGCGGGCCGCGGAGGAGGTGGTCTTCGGCGACGTCACCACCGGCGCCGCCGACGACCTGGAGAAGGCGACGAAGATGGCGCGCCAGATGATCACCGAGTTCGGCATGAGCGAGGAGCTGGGGCCGCTCACCTTCGGGAACAAGGCCTCGAGCCCCTTCCTGGGTCGCGAGCTGACCCGGGAGCGGGACTACTCCGAGCAGGTGGCGGCGGCCATCGACAGCGAGGTCAACCGGATCGTCACCACCCGCTACGAGACGGCCAAGGAGCTGATCCGGCAGCACCGCGACCGCCTGGACACGCTGGCCCACCGCCTTCTCGAGAGGGAGACGCTGGAGGGCGACGAGCTCCAGGCCATCCTGGAGGGCCGCATCCTGGACGCGCCGGAGGAAGCGCCCGTGCCCGCGCGCCGCGCCGCCGCCTCCGACGTCTCCCGCTCCAACGAGCAGGCCGGCGGCCGGGAGGAGGGCCGGCACGGCCTGATCAACCCCGGGCTGCCACTGCCGCCGCGGCCCAACCCGGAGGCGCCATCGGGCGCGATCTGA
- a CDS encoding MFS transporter has protein sequence MQALRSPEKRRKEARRSRERPRLPWGELAIYLLGVGVGALDTSILPPVLGQIARDFHVSLAWAAWTLTAYTVAYAASTPVMGALGDRIGHVRVFRAGVAAFGLASVLAVLSPNLAVFLLARVIQGAGAGAVYPNAQAEGIALFPPERRGTALGIFGAVFGLASVIAPNLGGVLGQYFRWPSVFLLNLPLVLIVLWRAHGLRPGGRSDRPLPDVPAAAAFSGGLALFLLALTVQGTPGRVLGAGSVVVLALFLLRQRRTPVPFLDMAPLLQASGVALVAGSAVIGFDLSASALVPTMVQKEFDFSVLASGVAMMPAAVTGALLAGLAGVLVDRAGPRPVLQGGLGLAVVGSILMAWPHLDLPRFVAAMALLGAATAFTMGASINRLALALYGEGQAGEALSLVAVFRSVGMAAGPVLLGLAASAGNFTGMFAGVALASLAGVVLFGLVRGGAAGTAGVAAGR, from the coding sequence TTGCAGGCTCTGCGTTCTCCGGAGAAGAGGCGGAAGGAGGCCAGGAGGTCGCGGGAGCGCCCGAGACTGCCGTGGGGCGAGCTGGCGATCTACCTGCTGGGCGTGGGCGTCGGAGCGCTGGACACCAGCATCCTGCCGCCGGTGTTGGGCCAGATCGCCCGCGACTTCCACGTCTCGCTGGCGTGGGCCGCCTGGACCCTCACCGCCTACACGGTGGCCTACGCCGCCTCCACCCCGGTGATGGGGGCGCTGGGCGACCGGATCGGTCACGTCCGCGTCTTCCGCGCCGGGGTCGCCGCCTTCGGCCTCGCCTCCGTGCTGGCGGTGCTCTCGCCCAACCTGGCGGTCTTCCTGCTCGCGCGGGTGATCCAGGGGGCGGGCGCGGGGGCCGTCTACCCCAACGCGCAGGCGGAGGGGATCGCCCTCTTCCCGCCGGAGCGGCGCGGCACGGCCCTGGGCATCTTCGGGGCCGTCTTCGGCCTGGCGAGTGTCATCGCCCCCAACCTGGGCGGCGTCCTCGGCCAGTACTTCCGCTGGCCCAGCGTCTTCCTGCTGAATCTCCCGCTGGTCCTGATCGTTCTCTGGCGGGCACACGGCCTCCGCCCGGGAGGCCGCTCCGATCGGCCGCTGCCGGATGTTCCCGCGGCGGCCGCCTTCAGCGGCGGACTCGCGCTCTTCCTCCTGGCGCTGACGGTGCAGGGGACGCCGGGCCGGGTGCTGGGCGCGGGCTCGGTCGTGGTGCTCGCCCTCTTCCTCCTCCGGCAGCGGCGGACGCCGGTGCCCTTCCTGGATATGGCGCCGCTCCTCCAGGCGTCGGGCGTCGCCCTGGTGGCGGGGTCGGCGGTGATCGGCTTCGATCTCTCCGCCTCCGCCCTCGTGCCCACCATGGTCCAGAAGGAGTTCGACTTCTCGGTCCTCGCCTCGGGCGTGGCCATGATGCCTGCCGCGGTGACCGGCGCCCTCCTGGCCGGCCTGGCAGGGGTGCTGGTCGACCGCGCGGGGCCGCGACCGGTCCTCCAGGGAGGCCTCGGCCTGGCGGTGGTCGGCTCGATCCTCATGGCCTGGCCGCACCTCGACCTGCCCCGCTTCGTGGCCGCCATGGCGCTGCTGGGCGCCGCCACCGCCTTCACCATGGGGGCCTCCATCAACCGTCTGGCGCTCGCCCTCTATGGCGAGGGACAGGCGGGCGAGGCGCTCTCGCTGGTGGCGGTCTTCCGCTCGGTGGGGATGGCGGCCGGTCCGGTCCTCCTGGGGCTGGCCGCTTCTGCGGGGAACTTCACGGGCATGTTTGCCGGCGTGGCCCTGGCCTCCCTTGCCGGCGTCGTCCTCTTCGGCCTGGTCCGCGGCGGGGCGGCCGGGACGGCGGGGGTGGCGGCCGGGCGCTGA
- a CDS encoding heme o synthase, with protein sequence MKHEPGSVAAETYLAGAGATSLERGKARPREGFLARASDYVALTKPGIVLLLVLTAYAAMLVATRGLPSPWRVLWTLLGLALSAGGANAVNMWYDADIDRVMSRTRQRPIPAGRMRREQALGFGLALGALAFTLMAWQVGWLAAGLTLAGYLYYVLIYTMWLKRRTPENIVIGGGAGAFPPLVGWAAVTGSISPAAVLMFLIIFLWTPPHFWSLSLYRQEDYRRARIPMMPVARGERRTKLESFLYTLALLVASLAMGWTGVAGPLYMVVAAALGAGFLVLQGLLWRERDPAAPWARRTFRYSLLYLTLLFTALVVSHVMRV encoded by the coding sequence ATGAAGCACGAGCCGGGTTCGGTGGCGGCAGAGACCTACCTCGCCGGGGCGGGGGCGACCTCGCTGGAGCGGGGCAAGGCCCGTCCGCGGGAGGGCTTCCTGGCGAGGGCGTCGGACTACGTGGCGCTGACCAAGCCGGGTATCGTCCTGCTGCTGGTCCTGACGGCCTACGCGGCCATGCTGGTGGCGACGAGAGGTCTGCCTTCGCCCTGGAGGGTGCTCTGGACGCTGCTGGGGCTGGCGCTGTCTGCCGGCGGCGCCAACGCGGTCAACATGTGGTACGACGCCGACATCGACAGGGTGATGAGCCGCACGCGCCAGCGGCCGATCCCGGCCGGGCGGATGCGTCGCGAGCAGGCGCTGGGCTTCGGCCTGGCGCTGGGGGCGCTGGCCTTCACCCTCATGGCCTGGCAGGTGGGATGGCTGGCGGCGGGGCTGACACTGGCCGGCTACCTGTACTACGTCCTCATCTACACCATGTGGCTGAAGCGGCGGACGCCCGAGAACATCGTCATCGGCGGGGGCGCGGGCGCCTTCCCGCCGCTGGTGGGCTGGGCGGCGGTCACCGGATCGATCAGCCCGGCCGCCGTGCTCATGTTCCTGATCATCTTCCTGTGGACGCCGCCGCACTTCTGGTCGCTCTCGCTCTACAGGCAGGAGGACTACCGCCGCGCCCGGATCCCCATGATGCCGGTGGCCAGGGGGGAGCGGCGGACGAAGCTGGAGAGCTTCCTCTACACGCTGGCACTCCTGGTGGCCTCCCTGGCCATGGGCTGGACCGGGGTCGCAGGCCCGCTCTACATGGTGGTGGCGGCCGCCCTGGGCGCGGGGTTCCTGGTGCTCCAGGGACTGCTCTGGCGCGAGCGCGACCCGGCGGCGCCCTGGGCCAGGCGCACGTTCCGCTACTCGCTCCTCTACCTGACCCTTCTCTTCACGGCGCTGGTCGTCAGCCACGTGATGCGCGTATGA
- the tilS gene encoding tRNA lysidine(34) synthetase TilS, whose amino-acid sequence MEASGEKQTVDGFRRRLAEEALARHLFGPHQRVLVALSGGPDSSALLDALAAVREIWPLRLHALYVDHGLRPQAPEEARFCAELAAARRVPLEVRRVDVPSLASRPGWSVESAGRHLRLRALEEEALRLGAERVALGHQADDRVETVLMRLLRGSGRRGLAAMAWVRPPFVRPLLAFRREETRAYCQAAGIRPREDASNADPAFFRNRLRLRLLPEMERYAPGLRRRLWNLAELLTDEEAWLDELTRALLPEVRLPDGSLDRRRFRHLPPAAQRRLLRLLAGSPPRQLDFLRVEAARRAVLRGRGREELGAGWVLAAGGRSARLRRRDGAAPAGRERSPEQGVTTPPEATAWTLPLSAVLLWRGADGRYWRFRLEGPAPRPGEPGAHWQPLWLDGRRLTEGGLAVRPARPGDRWQPSGLGLPVRLDRALRRRLAPASRARWPVLLYRGRPVWSPGLLPDARILAPSGAMGWALRIEGPVAQL is encoded by the coding sequence GTGGAAGCTTCCGGCGAGAAGCAGACGGTGGACGGCTTCCGCCGCCGGCTGGCCGAGGAAGCCTTGGCCCGTCACCTCTTCGGCCCGCACCAGCGCGTGCTGGTGGCGCTCTCGGGCGGCCCGGACTCCTCGGCGCTGCTGGACGCGCTGGCGGCGGTCCGGGAGATCTGGCCGCTCCGGCTCCACGCGCTCTACGTCGACCACGGCCTCCGACCGCAGGCGCCCGAGGAGGCCCGCTTCTGCGCCGAACTCGCCGCCGCCCGCCGCGTCCCCCTGGAGGTCCGGAGAGTGGACGTCCCCTCCCTGGCCAGCCGCCCCGGCTGGTCGGTCGAGAGCGCCGGTCGCCATCTCCGCCTCCGCGCCCTGGAGGAAGAGGCGCTCCGCCTGGGAGCCGAGCGGGTGGCCCTCGGCCACCAGGCGGACGACCGGGTGGAGACGGTGCTGATGCGCCTCCTCCGCGGCTCGGGCCGGCGGGGCCTGGCGGCGATGGCCTGGGTGCGACCGCCCTTCGTCCGGCCGCTCCTCGCCTTCCGCCGCGAGGAGACCCGCGCGTACTGCCAGGCGGCGGGTATCCGGCCGCGGGAGGACGCGAGCAACGCCGACCCCGCCTTCTTCCGGAACCGCCTCCGCCTCCGGCTCCTGCCGGAGATGGAACGATACGCGCCCGGCCTCCGCCGCCGCCTCTGGAACCTGGCGGAACTCCTCACCGACGAGGAAGCCTGGCTCGACGAGCTGACCCGCGCGCTCCTCCCGGAGGTGCGGCTTCCGGACGGCAGCCTGGACCGGCGCCGTTTCCGGCACCTGCCCCCGGCCGCCCAGCGGCGGCTCCTCCGCCTGCTGGCCGGCTCGCCTCCCCGGCAGCTGGACTTCCTCAGGGTGGAGGCGGCGCGCCGGGCGGTCCTCCGCGGCCGCGGACGCGAGGAGCTCGGCGCCGGCTGGGTGCTGGCGGCGGGAGGGAGGTCGGCACGGCTCCGCCGGAGGGACGGGGCGGCCCCGGCGGGCCGGGAGCGAAGCCCGGAGCAGGGCGTGACGACGCCGCCCGAGGCGACGGCCTGGACGCTGCCGCTCTCCGCCGTCCTGCTCTGGCGTGGGGCCGACGGCCGCTACTGGCGCTTCCGCCTGGAAGGGCCGGCGCCGCGCCCCGGGGAACCGGGCGCCCACTGGCAGCCGCTCTGGCTCGACGGCCGGCGGCTGACCGAAGGTGGCCTGGCCGTGCGCCCCGCCCGGCCGGGCGATCGCTGGCAGCCCTCCGGCCTCGGGCTGCCGGTCCGGCTCGACCGGGCGCTCCGGCGGCGGCTGGCGCCCGCTTCGCGCGCACGCTGGCCCGTGCTACTCTACCGGGGCCGGCCGGTCTGGAGCCCCGGGCTGCTGCCCGACGCCCGCATCCTGGCCCCGTCTGGCGCCATGGGCTGGGCGCTCCGGATCGAAGGCCCGGTTGCGCAGCTCTAG
- the coxB gene encoding cytochrome c oxidase subunit II: MALVPLALAAAALLGGCGTYPQSDFNAVGPVSQLQRSALVEDMRFLGVIGIIVIGLVVYAALRFRHRPGQEETPAQIEGNPRLEIAWWVVIALGLVFLVVPPLRDEFVLAGAPKGPGVVHVKVIGHQWWWEFQYPDYKFVTANEMHIPVGAKVDLEVTSVDVIHSFWAPNIAGTLDAIPGRINSEWIQADKPGVYWGQCKEFCGLNHANMRLRVVAESPEDFQKWVESHQHPVGVSQLTGEALAGWQVFDGPGTCKNCHTIDGTDAKGVIGPNLTGIGSRVGIGAMTLVPNDTANLVRWLHDPQSVKPGNDMIIPKLSDQQIRELVAFLQSQKTYESPQVKAALENPLAP; the protein is encoded by the coding sequence GTGGCGCTGGTGCCACTCGCTCTGGCGGCGGCGGCGCTGCTGGGTGGATGTGGGACCTATCCGCAGTCGGACTTCAACGCGGTCGGCCCGGTCTCCCAGCTGCAGCGGTCGGCGCTGGTGGAGGACATGCGCTTCCTGGGCGTCATCGGCATCATCGTGATCGGCTTGGTGGTCTACGCAGCGCTCCGGTTCCGTCACCGCCCCGGCCAGGAGGAGACCCCGGCGCAGATCGAGGGCAACCCCAGGCTGGAGATCGCCTGGTGGGTGGTGATCGCCCTGGGTCTCGTCTTCCTGGTGGTGCCGCCGCTCCGGGACGAGTTCGTCCTGGCCGGCGCGCCGAAAGGCCCTGGCGTCGTCCACGTCAAGGTGATCGGCCACCAGTGGTGGTGGGAGTTCCAGTACCCCGACTACAAGTTCGTGACCGCGAACGAGATGCACATCCCCGTGGGCGCGAAGGTGGACCTCGAGGTCACCTCGGTCGACGTCATCCACAGCTTCTGGGCACCCAACATCGCCGGAACGCTGGACGCCATCCCAGGCCGCATCAACAGCGAGTGGATCCAGGCCGACAAGCCCGGCGTCTACTGGGGCCAGTGCAAGGAGTTCTGCGGGCTGAACCACGCCAACATGCGACTCCGGGTGGTGGCGGAGTCACCGGAGGACTTTCAGAAGTGGGTGGAGTCGCATCAGCATCCGGTCGGCGTCTCGCAGCTGACGGGAGAGGCGCTGGCAGGCTGGCAGGTTTTCGACGGTCCCGGCACCTGCAAGAACTGCCACACCATCGACGGCACCGACGCCAAAGGGGTGATCGGGCCGAACCTGACCGGCATCGGCAGCCGCGTCGGTATCGGAGCGATGACCCTGGTCCCCAACGATACGGCCAACCTGGTCCGGTGGCTGCACGACCCCCAGTCGGTGAAGCCGGGCAACGACATGATCATCCCGAAGTTGAGCGACCAGCAGATCCGGGAGCTCGTCGCCTTCCTGCAGTCGCAGAAGACGTATGAGAGCCCCCAGGTGAAGGCTGCGCTGGAGAACCCGCTGGCCCCGTGA
- a CDS encoding cytochrome C oxidase subunit IV family protein, with translation MSARSEATGRRAENEHPIGAYVISTVVAALLTVAAVVLAYAHVAIGLLAPLLLAMALVQIFLQIYYLMHLNRSPRAYQVIFGIGVALAVLIGVALGVLDRIP, from the coding sequence ATGAGTGCAAGGTCCGAGGCAACCGGACGGCGGGCCGAGAACGAGCATCCCATCGGCGCCTATGTGATCAGCACGGTGGTGGCCGCACTCCTCACCGTGGCGGCGGTGGTCCTGGCCTACGCGCACGTCGCCATCGGGCTGCTGGCTCCGCTCCTGCTGGCGATGGCGCTGGTCCAGATCTTCCTGCAGATCTACTACCTGATGCACTTGAACCGGTCACCGCGCGCCTATCAGGTCATCTTCGGCATCGGCGTGGCGCTGGCCGTTCTGATCGGCGTAGCCCTGGGCGTCCTCGACCGGATCCCCTGA